One region of Brachyspira hampsonii genomic DNA includes:
- the tyrS gene encoding tyrosine--tRNA ligase, with protein sequence MEDKKYSIEESIELITRGISEVIGLEEIKEKLKSGKQLTVKAGFDPTAPDIHLGHTVLLRKMRHFQLLGHKVIFLIGDFTGRIGDPSGKTKTRPRLTLEDVLRNAETYKQQVFKILDPEKTIVEFNSKWLEKMSFADVLGLTSRYTVAQMIERDDFSKRYKNGQPISIMEFLYPLAQGYDSVALECDVELGGNDQKFNLLVGRTLMKEYGLSPQAVITVPLLEGLDGVEKMSKSLGNYIGIYDSPKDMYGKAMSIPDSLISKYMEFLTDIPIDDIKNYVKAMENGENPRNIKGILAKEIVKIYHGESEALNAEEEFKRIFSSKGLPDEIEEVILNKDDNILNVLSICMSSESKSNLKRLVSQGSVALDNEKINDINFLISKEGILKVGKRNFFKIKFS encoded by the coding sequence ATGGAAGATAAAAAATACAGTATCGAAGAATCTATAGAGTTAATTACAAGAGGAATCAGCGAAGTTATAGGTTTAGAAGAAATAAAAGAAAAATTAAAAAGCGGCAAGCAATTAACTGTAAAAGCCGGCTTTGATCCTACCGCACCAGATATACATTTGGGACATACTGTACTTTTAAGAAAAATGAGACATTTTCAATTATTAGGTCATAAAGTTATATTCTTGATAGGCGATTTTACAGGAAGAATAGGAGATCCCTCAGGTAAAACTAAAACTAGACCAAGACTTACTTTAGAAGATGTTTTAAGGAATGCTGAAACTTATAAGCAGCAGGTTTTTAAAATTTTGGATCCTGAAAAAACTATAGTTGAATTTAATTCTAAATGGCTTGAGAAAATGAGTTTTGCAGATGTACTTGGACTTACTTCAAGATATACTGTAGCTCAGATGATAGAGAGAGATGATTTTTCTAAAAGATATAAAAACGGACAGCCTATTAGTATTATGGAATTTTTGTATCCATTAGCACAAGGATATGATTCTGTTGCTTTGGAATGCGATGTCGAGCTTGGAGGAAATGATCAGAAATTTAATTTGCTTGTAGGAAGAACTTTAATGAAGGAGTATGGATTATCTCCTCAGGCTGTTATTACTGTTCCTTTATTAGAGGGGTTAGACGGTGTTGAAAAGATGAGTAAATCATTAGGAAATTATATAGGAATATATGACAGTCCTAAAGATATGTATGGTAAAGCTATGAGTATACCGGATAGTTTAATATCTAAATATATGGAGTTTCTTACAGATATACCTATAGATGATATAAAAAATTATGTTAAAGCTATGGAAAATGGTGAAAACCCTAGAAATATAAAAGGTATATTAGCAAAAGAGATAGTAAAAATATATCATGGAGAATCAGAAGCATTGAATGCTGAAGAAGAGTTTAAAAGAATATTCAGTTCTAAAGGACTTCCTGATGAAATAGAAGAAGTTATTCTTAATAAAGATGATAATATTTTAAATGTATTATCTATTTGTATGTCATCAGAAAGTAAATCTAATTTGAAAAGGCTTGTTTCTCAAGGTAGTGTTGCTTTGGATAATGAAAAGATAAATGACATAAATTTTTTGATTTCTAAAGAGGGGATTTTAAAAGTAGGTAAACGCAATTTCTTTAAAATTAAATTTTCTTAA